One window from the genome of Leucobacter aridicollis encodes:
- a CDS encoding D-alanine--D-alanine ligase family protein, producing MSVVQTEPHDEQGNVTQAGAKRRVALVFGGRSSEHGISCVTAAGILKAIDRERFDVTLVGITKRGAMVLMREDDLADYRLDAPTLPEVRDNGTRVIWPASVDTRALTLVSSDGSLSSLGHIDAVMPMLHGPYGEDGTIQGMLDLIDMPYVGSGVLGSSLCMDKHLVKVVLQSMGIPVAPWRTVTRGDLDRNPELLRTIDEGLTYPLFVKPARAGSSVGVSRVTEASEIPAALEIAFAEDRTVLIESGITGREVEIAVLEGREGQPTRTSSVIGEIVVTGRDFYDFEAKYLGASGVQLVLPAKVTDAEFEAIRDAAVRAFEGTQARTLSRIDFFLTEDGPVLNELNTLPGFTPASMYPMLWEASGLSYSELITELIELALEKRPAY from the coding sequence GTGAGCGTAGTCCAGACCGAACCGCACGACGAACAGGGAAACGTCACTCAGGCAGGAGCGAAGCGCCGCGTCGCTCTCGTCTTCGGCGGGCGTTCGAGCGAGCACGGGATCAGCTGCGTCACCGCCGCAGGAATCCTCAAAGCGATCGACCGCGAGCGCTTCGACGTGACGCTCGTCGGGATCACCAAGCGCGGTGCGATGGTGCTCATGCGCGAAGACGATCTCGCCGACTACCGCCTCGACGCTCCCACCCTTCCTGAGGTGCGAGACAACGGCACCCGAGTGATCTGGCCCGCGTCAGTCGACACCCGCGCACTCACCCTCGTATCGAGTGACGGCTCGCTGAGCTCGCTCGGGCACATCGATGCTGTGATGCCGATGCTGCACGGCCCGTACGGAGAGGACGGCACCATCCAAGGGATGCTTGACCTCATCGACATGCCCTACGTCGGTTCGGGCGTGCTTGGCTCGTCGCTGTGCATGGACAAGCACCTTGTGAAGGTCGTGCTGCAGAGCATGGGGATCCCTGTCGCGCCGTGGCGCACGGTCACCCGGGGCGACCTCGACCGCAACCCCGAACTTCTTCGCACGATCGACGAGGGGCTCACCTACCCGCTGTTCGTGAAGCCCGCACGCGCCGGGTCGTCGGTTGGCGTGAGCCGAGTCACCGAGGCGAGCGAGATTCCTGCCGCGCTTGAGATCGCGTTTGCTGAGGATCGCACCGTACTCATCGAATCCGGAATCACCGGCCGTGAGGTCGAGATTGCCGTGCTTGAGGGGCGCGAGGGGCAGCCGACTCGCACGAGTAGCGTGATCGGGGAGATCGTCGTGACCGGGCGCGACTTCTACGACTTTGAGGCGAAGTACCTGGGTGCGTCAGGCGTGCAGCTTGTGCTGCCCGCGAAGGTCACCGACGCTGAGTTCGAGGCGATTCGAGACGCAGCGGTTCGGGCGTTCGAGGGAACGCAGGCGCGCACGCTCTCACGCATCGACTTCTTCCTCACAGAAGACGGGCCTGTGCTCAACGAGCTCAACACGCTTCCTGGCTTTACGCCCGCGTCGATGTATCCGATGCTGTGGGAGGCCTCGGGCCTGAGCTATTCGGAGCTCATCACCGAACTGATTGAGCTCGCGCTCGAAAAGCGCCCGGCCTACTAG
- a CDS encoding PucR family transcriptional regulator, whose translation MMQLFAEPAIHSWIDLETLLRDYELGLVVVAGGDDTTGSRSVQWVHSTDLTDPTPFLTPRTVLLTTGAQFKGTLGIRAAEAYVSRLVAAGTTALGVGVGIRWDRIPPTLVEACEHLGLPLIRVPYDTPFIAITRAAARLIDAAVHAQNLDRLSQGHGRGKGARTSSIARSESALATATLRLLMAGRRDLADEVAGPLFPRLPRGQVSVVALPGVQPGLDLSELGDGTAAGVVDGRLLIVCEPSQIPSVKRLARGVPGGLSERGSLDDLLELVAQADRALEHAIAQDRSAEPSGRATHTAPGTSQGRPTAGPAAGTLASAAASSSASTPTSTANRIVEYRPAMHAGLLQLIGESQDARRRASGFLSPVRSHDRKHGDEIERSLEAWLRHNGQLSPAAGELAIHRHTLRARIRTAASLLQRDIDSPDTRSELWTALRIAANAPGAQRP comes from the coding sequence ATGATGCAATTATTCGCCGAACCGGCAATCCACTCGTGGATCGACCTCGAGACACTGTTGCGCGATTACGAACTTGGCCTCGTCGTCGTCGCTGGCGGCGATGACACGACTGGGTCTCGCTCGGTCCAATGGGTCCACTCAACTGATCTCACCGACCCCACGCCATTCCTCACTCCCCGCACAGTGCTGTTGACGACTGGCGCCCAATTTAAGGGGACGCTTGGCATCCGGGCCGCAGAAGCGTATGTCTCACGCCTCGTCGCGGCGGGCACGACGGCGCTCGGCGTCGGGGTTGGCATTCGGTGGGACAGGATCCCGCCGACGCTCGTCGAGGCGTGCGAGCACTTGGGCCTCCCCCTCATTCGGGTGCCCTACGATACCCCGTTCATCGCGATCACACGAGCCGCCGCCCGCCTCATCGACGCAGCCGTGCACGCCCAGAACCTCGACAGGCTAAGCCAGGGGCACGGCCGGGGCAAGGGGGCACGGACTTCGAGCATCGCTCGCTCGGAGTCGGCGCTCGCAACTGCGACGCTGCGGCTACTCATGGCTGGTCGTAGAGATCTCGCCGATGAGGTTGCGGGGCCCCTTTTTCCGCGACTTCCCCGAGGCCAGGTTTCTGTCGTTGCACTTCCCGGCGTTCAGCCTGGCCTCGACCTCAGCGAGCTCGGCGACGGCACCGCGGCGGGTGTCGTCGACGGCAGGCTGCTCATCGTGTGTGAACCGTCCCAGATCCCCTCGGTCAAACGACTCGCCAGGGGCGTCCCTGGTGGGCTGTCTGAGCGCGGTTCGCTCGACGACCTGCTCGAACTTGTCGCGCAGGCAGACAGAGCGCTCGAGCACGCGATCGCCCAGGATCGGTCGGCGGAGCCGAGCGGCCGGGCAACACACACTGCCCCGGGCACCTCACAGGGCCGCCCCACAGCTGGCCCGGCAGCGGGCACGTTAGCAAGCGCTGCAGCGAGCTCCTCAGCGAGCACCCCGACAAGTACGGCAAACAGGATCGTCGAGTACCGTCCCGCCATGCATGCAGGGCTGCTGCAGCTCATCGGCGAGAGTCAAGACGCGCGGCGCCGGGCGTCGGGCTTCCTCTCCCCCGTCAGATCACACGACCGGAAGCACGGCGATGAGATCGAGCGGAGCCTAGAGGCATGGCTGCGCCACAACGGACAGCTGTCCCCGGCGGCCGGTGAGCTGGCAATCCACAGGCACACTTTGCGTGCACGGATCCGGACCGCGGCGAGCCTGCTGCAGCGCGACATCGATTCGCCCGACACACGCTCTGAATTGTGGACTGCGCTTCGTATTGCCGCCAACGCGCCGGGAGCGCAGCGGCCATAG
- a CDS encoding DUF3515 family protein has product MKARTVHTTALVLAAGAVATVLTGCSGDVPMVPADDANNPACADVIVRLPATVDGLERRYTNAQSTGAWGDPASVLLYCGIEPSGPTTDSCVSVNGVDWIIDDSRAPMFRFEAYGRSPGLEVVVNFDNDVSGTNVITELSASVKKLPQERKCTAIADTIDDSQFGDAPQTDAPVDDKLPDARSPEAEAPEAESP; this is encoded by the coding sequence GTGAAAGCTCGCACCGTTCATACAACAGCCCTCGTCCTAGCCGCAGGAGCCGTTGCGACGGTACTCACTGGCTGTTCGGGAGACGTGCCGATGGTGCCCGCTGACGATGCGAACAACCCGGCGTGCGCCGACGTGATCGTGAGGCTCCCCGCAACTGTCGACGGCCTCGAGCGGCGCTACACGAACGCGCAATCAACGGGCGCTTGGGGTGACCCCGCGAGTGTGTTGCTTTACTGCGGCATTGAGCCAAGCGGCCCGACGACAGACAGCTGCGTCTCGGTGAACGGCGTGGATTGGATCATCGACGACTCACGCGCACCGATGTTCAGGTTCGAGGCTTACGGCCGCAGCCCGGGCCTCGAGGTCGTGGTGAACTTCGACAACGACGTATCGGGAACGAACGTCATCACCGAGCTGAGCGCCTCAGTGAAGAAGCTCCCCCAAGAACGCAAGTGCACGGCGATTGCCGACACGATCGACGATTCACAGTTTGGCGACGCGCCGCAGACGGACGCACCTGTTGACGATAAGTTGCCTGACGCCAGGTCGCCCGAGGCCGAGGCACCAGAGGCCGAGTCACCCTAG
- the gabT gene encoding 4-aminobutyrate--2-oxoglutarate transaminase, which produces MTLTGGPSLPQERKLVTSIPGPKSQEILARKNAAVAAGVGVALPVSIVAAGGGVMVDVDGNSLIDLGSGIAVTGVGNSAPAVVEAVTNQVNQFTHTCFTVTPYEGYIAVAEKLNELTPGDHEKRSALFNSGAEAVENAIKIARHFTKKNGVVVFDHAYHGRTNLTMGMTAKNMPYKDGFGPFAPEVYRVPTSYPYRDGLTGAEAAQVAITQIEKQVGADNLAAMIIEPIQGEGGFIAPAEGFLPALQAWATANKVVFILDEVQTGFARTGNLFAADHEGVVPDLVTTAKGIAGGLPLSAVTGRADIMDSAHAGGLGGTYAGSPIACAAALATIDTYEKENLAARAGEIGAIISEFFAELQKSDDRIGDIRGRGAMMAVEFVESGSKTPAAALTGAIAKHAANEGVILLTCGTYGNVVRFLPPLSISDELLREALQIVADALAAN; this is translated from the coding sequence ATGACTCTCACCGGCGGCCCTTCACTTCCGCAGGAGCGTAAGCTCGTCACCAGCATCCCCGGCCCGAAGTCGCAGGAGATCCTCGCACGCAAGAACGCAGCCGTCGCGGCCGGTGTTGGCGTCGCGCTCCCCGTCTCCATCGTTGCCGCAGGCGGCGGCGTCATGGTCGACGTTGACGGCAACTCGCTCATCGACCTGGGCTCAGGTATCGCCGTCACAGGCGTCGGCAACTCGGCACCCGCAGTCGTTGAAGCTGTCACCAACCAGGTAAACCAGTTCACCCACACTTGCTTCACTGTCACGCCGTACGAGGGCTACATCGCCGTCGCCGAGAAGCTCAACGAGCTCACCCCGGGCGACCACGAGAAGCGCTCAGCGCTCTTCAACTCGGGCGCCGAAGCAGTCGAGAACGCAATCAAGATCGCGCGTCACTTCACCAAGAAGAACGGCGTCGTCGTGTTCGATCACGCCTACCACGGCCGCACGAACCTCACCATGGGCATGACCGCAAAGAACATGCCCTACAAGGACGGCTTCGGCCCGTTCGCCCCAGAGGTCTACCGCGTACCGACCTCGTACCCGTACCGCGACGGCCTCACCGGCGCAGAGGCTGCACAGGTTGCCATCACTCAGATTGAGAAGCAGGTCGGCGCTGACAACCTCGCCGCGATGATCATCGAGCCCATCCAGGGCGAGGGCGGCTTCATTGCTCCCGCCGAGGGCTTCCTCCCGGCGCTCCAGGCCTGGGCAACCGCGAACAAGGTCGTCTTCATCCTCGACGAGGTGCAGACAGGCTTCGCCCGCACCGGCAACCTCTTCGCGGCAGACCACGAGGGTGTTGTCCCTGATCTCGTCACTACTGCGAAGGGCATCGCTGGCGGCCTCCCGCTGTCGGCAGTGACAGGCCGCGCCGACATCATGGACTCGGCCCACGCAGGCGGACTCGGCGGCACCTACGCAGGCAGCCCGATCGCATGTGCAGCAGCACTCGCAACGATCGACACCTACGAGAAGGAAAACCTCGCGGCCCGCGCAGGCGAGATCGGCGCAATCATCTCGGAGTTCTTCGCGGAGCTCCAGAAGAGCGACGACCGCATCGGAGACATCCGTGGCCGCGGCGCGATGATGGCTGTGGAGTTCGTCGAGTCAGGCTCGAAGACCCCCGCAGCTGCGCTGACAGGCGCAATCGCAAAGCACGCTGCGAATGAGGGTGTTATCCTCCTCACCTGCGGAACTTACGGCAACGTTGTCCGCTTCCTCCCGCCGCTCTCGATCTCCGACGAGCTGCTCCGTGAGGCCCTCCAGATCGTCGCCGACGCGCTGGCAGCAAACTAG
- a CDS encoding NAD-dependent succinate-semialdehyde dehydrogenase codes for MALKPNEQELLDRVPSGLAIGGKWEDSTSGATFDVVDPATGAVIKTIADATVEDAVRALDSAVAVQDEWAATSTRERSNILRRAFDLLMERKEEFALLMSMEMGKPIAEARGEVNYGGEFLRWFSEEAVRVRGDYRPNPEGTGNMVVSHIPVGPCYFITPWNFPLAMATRKIAPALAAGCTVVIKPAALTPLTTMFFAQLLEDAGLPAGVVNVVQTSKSSAQSSALLSDTRLRKLSFTGSTPVGVTLLQAAAQNVLRTSMELGGNAPFVVFEDADLDKAVEGVLLAKFRNIGQACTAANRIIVHESVADEFARRVGEKVSAMTIGRGADEGNDIGALVEEKAVANTARLVADAVETGATIVTGGEAIDGPGNFFQPTVIDKLSPQSAIMREEIFGPVLGIIRFSTEEEAVELANNTEYGLVSYVFTENVARGHRMIEKLETGMMGLNTGLVSNAAAPFGGLKQSGIGREGGFEGIHEFLSTKYTLIPR; via the coding sequence ATGGCTCTCAAGCCCAACGAACAAGAACTCCTCGACCGCGTCCCTTCAGGGCTCGCGATCGGTGGAAAGTGGGAGGACTCGACCTCCGGCGCAACGTTTGATGTTGTGGACCCCGCGACTGGCGCCGTCATTAAGACGATCGCCGACGCAACGGTCGAGGATGCCGTGCGCGCACTCGACTCCGCAGTCGCAGTGCAGGACGAGTGGGCAGCAACCTCGACGCGCGAGCGCTCGAACATCCTGCGCCGCGCGTTCGACCTGCTCATGGAGCGCAAGGAAGAGTTCGCGCTGCTCATGTCGATGGAGATGGGCAAGCCCATCGCTGAGGCTCGCGGTGAGGTGAACTACGGCGGCGAGTTCCTCCGCTGGTTCTCGGAGGAGGCTGTGCGCGTGCGCGGCGACTACCGTCCGAACCCCGAGGGAACCGGCAACATGGTTGTCTCACACATCCCCGTCGGGCCGTGCTACTTCATCACGCCCTGGAACTTCCCGCTCGCCATGGCAACCCGCAAGATCGCTCCGGCGCTCGCTGCTGGTTGCACCGTCGTCATCAAGCCGGCGGCCCTCACACCGCTCACGACGATGTTCTTCGCGCAGCTGCTCGAGGATGCCGGCCTGCCAGCTGGCGTCGTGAACGTCGTGCAGACGTCGAAGTCGAGCGCTCAGTCGAGCGCCCTGCTCTCCGACACTCGCCTCCGCAAGCTCTCGTTCACCGGTTCTACCCCGGTCGGCGTGACGCTGCTGCAGGCTGCTGCCCAGAACGTGCTCCGGACGTCGATGGAGCTGGGCGGCAACGCTCCGTTCGTCGTATTCGAGGACGCAGACCTCGATAAGGCTGTTGAAGGCGTGCTGCTCGCCAAGTTCCGCAACATCGGTCAGGCATGCACCGCTGCGAACCGCATCATCGTGCACGAATCGGTCGCGGACGAGTTCGCCCGCCGCGTTGGCGAGAAGGTCAGCGCGATGACAATCGGCCGCGGCGCGGACGAAGGCAACGACATCGGCGCGCTCGTCGAGGAGAAGGCAGTTGCAAACACTGCTCGCCTCGTCGCAGACGCAGTCGAGACCGGCGCGACAATCGTCACCGGTGGCGAAGCTATCGACGGACCCGGCAACTTCTTCCAGCCGACAGTCATCGACAAGCTCAGCCCGCAGTCGGCGATCATGCGCGAGGAAATCTTCGGACCCGTCCTCGGCATCATCCGCTTCTCGACAGAGGAAGAGGCTGTCGAGCTTGCAAACAACACCGAGTACGGCCTCGTGAGCTACGTGTTCACCGAGAACGTCGCACGTGGCCACCGTATGATCGAGAAGCTCGAGACAGGCATGATGGGCCTGAACACCGGGCTCGTATCAAACGCTGCGGCTCCCTTCGGCGGCCTCAAGCAGTCGGGCATCGGCCGCGAGGGCGGTTTTGAGGGGATCCACGAGTTCCTCTCGACGAAGTACACCCTCATCCCGCGCTAA
- a CDS encoding NAD(P)H-dependent glycerol-3-phosphate dehydrogenase, whose product MNAAATRAHRGTKVAVIGAGSWGTTFAKVLCDAGSDVTIWARRSEVSDEIQVAKRNSQYLPGINLPKNLKATANLADALRGARLVFLAVPSQSLRQNLQDIEPFLAPTSVLVSLVKGVERSTTMRMSEVIHDTLDLEPDRIAVVSGPNIALEIAKEQPTGAVASCASIAVAEEVAQACSAPYFRTYVNHDVVGTELGGVLKNLIALAIGIVDGVGYGENTKASIITRGLAEMTEFAVSQGGDPITLSGLAGLGDLIATCQSPLSRNNTAGRLIGQGYSQEETREQMQQVAEGITSVAPVLELAKSRGIVMPIVQQVSMVLDGEMEPKNLGPHLATEDGIPRRELVLKRDSKPSWRRLFGRRKERTQ is encoded by the coding sequence TTGAACGCGGCAGCAACGAGAGCACATCGCGGCACGAAGGTCGCAGTTATCGGCGCCGGGAGCTGGGGCACGACCTTCGCGAAGGTGCTGTGTGACGCAGGCTCGGACGTGACGATCTGGGCACGGCGCAGCGAGGTCTCAGACGAGATCCAAGTCGCAAAGCGCAATAGCCAGTACCTGCCAGGTATCAACCTGCCGAAGAACCTCAAAGCGACGGCGAACCTCGCAGATGCACTGCGGGGGGCACGTCTCGTATTCCTCGCGGTTCCGAGCCAGTCGCTGCGACAAAACCTGCAAGACATCGAGCCGTTCCTCGCCCCGACGAGCGTGCTCGTCAGCCTCGTGAAGGGCGTCGAGCGCAGCACGACGATGCGAATGAGCGAGGTCATCCACGACACGTTGGATCTCGAACCAGATCGGATCGCCGTAGTCTCCGGGCCGAACATCGCGCTCGAGATCGCGAAGGAACAGCCGACGGGTGCGGTCGCATCGTGCGCGTCGATCGCAGTGGCCGAGGAAGTCGCGCAGGCGTGCTCCGCGCCATACTTCCGCACCTACGTGAATCACGACGTTGTCGGCACTGAGCTCGGTGGCGTGCTGAAGAACCTCATCGCTCTGGCGATCGGTATCGTCGACGGTGTGGGCTACGGCGAGAACACGAAGGCCTCGATTATTACGCGTGGGCTCGCGGAGATGACCGAGTTCGCTGTGTCGCAGGGCGGCGACCCGATCACCCTGTCTGGGCTCGCAGGGCTCGGCGATCTCATCGCGACCTGTCAGTCGCCCCTGTCTCGAAACAACACCGCAGGCAGGCTCATCGGACAGGGCTACTCGCAAGAGGAGACCCGAGAGCAGATGCAGCAGGTCGCCGAGGGAATCACCTCGGTCGCGCCAGTGCTCGAGCTCGCGAAGTCACGCGGGATCGTCATGCCGATTGTGCAGCAGGTGTCGATGGTGCTCGACGGTGAGATGGAACCGAAAAACCTCGGGCCCCATCTCGCAACCGAAGATGGAATTCCGCGGCGAGAGCTCGTGCTGAAGCGCGACTCGAAGCCCAGTTGGCGGCGCCTGTTCGGGCGCCGGAAGGAGCGCACACAGTGA
- the thiL gene encoding thiamine-phosphate kinase, protein MQTVGDLGEAGVLARILDGLEPAAAASVGPGDDCAVLRASGDIVVTTDTMIEGPDFRLAWHTGFDLGWKLAATNLSDVAAMGATPTGLTVALACPKSTPVSLLAEIARGLSAACAELAPGCGVVGGDLGQAPVLTAAVTALGDLEGREPVLRSDARPGDTVAYSGALGLAGLGLALLFDRCADGSGVAHSEGLAELREAHSAELRAQFAPRAPILTGRVASESGATAMMDVSDGLALDAARLARASQVEVRLSGESLSAAYGVQQGVTVPLRAMLEGGEDHGLLATFPPGVALPAGFLPIGVVAEVGDSRGEPSQGSLSVNGEPYAPGGWDPYNKLTTLSS, encoded by the coding sequence GTGCAGACAGTTGGAGATCTTGGAGAAGCGGGCGTGCTCGCGCGAATTCTTGACGGGCTCGAGCCGGCGGCGGCGGCATCGGTTGGTCCTGGCGACGACTGCGCGGTGCTCAGAGCCTCGGGTGACATCGTCGTCACAACTGACACGATGATCGAGGGCCCAGATTTTCGCCTGGCCTGGCACACGGGATTCGATCTTGGCTGGAAGCTCGCCGCAACCAACCTCTCTGACGTCGCGGCGATGGGCGCGACCCCGACCGGACTCACCGTTGCGCTCGCGTGCCCGAAGTCGACGCCTGTCTCGCTGCTCGCGGAGATCGCACGTGGGCTGAGCGCCGCCTGCGCCGAGCTCGCGCCGGGGTGCGGAGTTGTAGGTGGGGATCTCGGCCAAGCGCCTGTGCTCACCGCTGCGGTGACTGCGCTCGGGGACCTTGAGGGGCGCGAGCCTGTGCTGCGCTCGGACGCGCGGCCCGGCGACACCGTCGCGTACTCGGGGGCGCTCGGCCTCGCAGGCTTGGGCCTCGCGTTGCTCTTCGACAGATGCGCAGACGGCTCGGGTGTTGCGCACTCTGAGGGGCTCGCTGAGCTGCGGGAGGCGCACAGCGCCGAGCTGCGCGCGCAGTTCGCGCCGCGAGCGCCGATCCTGACCGGGCGTGTCGCGAGCGAGTCAGGCGCGACGGCAATGATGGACGTTTCAGACGGTCTGGCGCTCGACGCGGCGCGGCTGGCGCGCGCCTCGCAGGTTGAGGTGAGGCTCAGCGGTGAGTCACTGAGCGCCGCGTACGGTGTGCAGCAGGGCGTCACCGTGCCGTTGCGCGCAATGCTTGAGGGCGGTGAGGATCACGGCCTGCTCGCGACGTTCCCACCCGGTGTCGCGTTGCCCGCGGGGTTCTTACCGATTGGCGTGGTCGCGGAGGTTGGAGACTCGCGCGGTGAGCCCTCGCAGGGTTCGCTGAGCGTGAACGGCGAACCCTATGCGCCAGGTGGGTGGGATCCATACAATAAGCTCACGACGCTGAGCAGCTAG
- a CDS encoding SIMPL domain-containing protein, with the protein MTNITVMGAAEARVPADQADIFASVSSRDASREIALQGANAAHAKLVERAKELVSAGSAIQYVADPVSTYSNSWRDEHGNNVVEHQAHASVQIVLSALDRVGEVAAELTESGADVRVQWELSSALRDEWTRNLRSAAVQDARTAAEDFSAAIGAPTLTLLTLRDGRSGGGASPLGDARFAMAAAAPPEVTVGQISVNVQVEATFDAE; encoded by the coding sequence ATGACGAACATTACGGTGATGGGTGCCGCGGAGGCACGCGTTCCGGCCGATCAGGCCGACATCTTCGCGTCAGTCTCAAGCCGCGACGCGTCCCGCGAGATCGCACTCCAGGGCGCCAACGCCGCGCATGCAAAGCTCGTCGAACGAGCCAAAGAGCTCGTGTCAGCGGGCTCCGCAATTCAGTACGTTGCCGACCCCGTCTCGACCTATTCGAACTCGTGGCGCGACGAGCACGGCAACAACGTCGTCGAGCACCAGGCGCACGCGAGCGTGCAGATCGTCTTGAGTGCGCTCGATCGCGTCGGAGAGGTTGCAGCCGAGCTCACCGAGAGCGGCGCAGACGTTCGAGTGCAGTGGGAGCTCAGCTCGGCCCTGCGTGACGAGTGGACCCGAAATTTGCGAAGCGCGGCGGTGCAAGACGCGCGAACAGCGGCCGAGGACTTCTCAGCGGCGATCGGCGCGCCGACACTCACGCTCCTCACGCTGCGAGACGGCCGCTCAGGCGGCGGTGCCTCGCCGCTCGGTGACGCCAGATTCGCGATGGCCGCGGCGGCGCCGCCCGAGGTGACTGTCGGGCAGATCTCAGTCAACGTGCAGGTCGAGGCAACGTTCGACGCTGAGTAA
- a CDS encoding lysophospholipid acyltransferase family protein yields MTKTVKLRSQPGAEKRRPSMFWLLAGLILPVWSLMVRYRFTPQSKLPKTGPFILAPNHFSEIDPIAMGAAIWHLGRVPHFMAKESLFKVPVLGWMMRKSGQIPVERAGATRSTGLDNPMSSASKLIENQGGVIVYPEGTLTRDPDLWPMRGKSGAVRLALESGIPLIPAAHWGTQELMPRYGKSIRPFPRKTIEVAIGEPIDMSEFEGRHIDQKLINEATKKLMNEITALLEGLREEKAPEERWDPAKHQQNETGRF; encoded by the coding sequence ATGACGAAAACGGTGAAGCTGCGCAGCCAGCCCGGGGCCGAGAAGCGCAGGCCCTCGATGTTTTGGCTGTTGGCGGGACTCATCCTACCTGTGTGGTCGCTCATGGTTCGTTACCGATTTACGCCACAATCGAAGCTTCCGAAGACTGGCCCGTTCATCCTCGCGCCGAACCACTTCAGTGAGATCGATCCCATCGCGATGGGGGCGGCTATTTGGCACCTTGGGCGCGTGCCGCACTTCATGGCGAAGGAGAGCCTGTTTAAGGTACCCGTTCTCGGCTGGATGATGCGCAAGAGCGGCCAAATTCCTGTGGAGCGCGCGGGCGCGACGCGATCGACAGGCCTCGACAACCCGATGAGCTCGGCAAGCAAGCTTATTGAGAACCAGGGTGGCGTCATCGTGTACCCGGAGGGAACGCTCACCCGCGATCCTGATCTGTGGCCGATGCGCGGCAAGAGTGGGGCAGTGCGGCTCGCGCTCGAGAGCGGAATTCCGCTCATTCCAGCTGCGCACTGGGGCACGCAAGAACTGATGCCGCGCTACGGAAAATCAATCCGGCCGTTCCCGCGCAAGACTATCGAGGTTGCCATTGGCGAGCCGATCGACATGAGCGAGTTCGAGGGCCGGCACATCGACCAGAAGCTCATCAACGAGGCGACGAAGAAGCTCATGAACGAGATCACGGCGCTCCTTGAGGGCCTGCGCGAGGAAAAAGCGCCCGAAGAGCGTTGGGATCCCGCAAAGCACCAGCAGAACGAGACGGGGCGTTTTTGA